TGGGGCAATAACTCCCAAGAACGATTCAAAATGTTAGAAGAGTTTGATCCAATAAACTCGGCTCTTTCTTACAGACAGTCAAATCCTTCTGTTCttgatgttgttgctgtGAAGTCGTCATTGGAAGTGTATGCTAAAGTGGGTGGAGTATCTAAACTTCGTGAAAAAAGTGTTGCTTTGACTCAATTTTTACAGGATCTATTGACGAATTCCAAGTATTACATACCACAATCCAGTACATCAAACTCCAAATTTGGGTTTAAAATTTTAACTCCTTTGAATCCAGCTGAAAGAGGATGTCAATTGTCCATTATGTTTCAACCGCATTTCGATGAAAAGGACAAGAACGTCATGGAACGAGTTAATGCGTACTTGCATGATCATGCTATAATCTGTGACGAAAGAAGACCAGATGTAATCAGATTAGCCCCATTGCCGTTATACAATACTTTTGAAGAGACTTTTATTGCTGTCCAGAGATTATTTGAAGCCCTAGATAATATCTCTAAAGAATATATGTAAATAGACGTTAGCATCGATTAATAAAATGTGCAattaaaaagaatcaaCGCGTCTAAGTTAGTCTCCGTTCATCTCTTCACCAGGTGCTGTAtccctttttctttgacTGCAGCTCAGTGATTAAGAGTAAAGATGggtaaaaaattatcatttaattaGTTCATATATTCAAGATGTTCctataaaagaaaaaaaagcaccagcttttttttatttaatcaGAGGCAAACTTACAATTGAGAAGCCTTTTGGAAATCTTTACCAGCGTAGATAGCTTCAGAACCTAATTCTTCTTCGATTCTCAAGATTTGGTTCAATTTGGCCAATCTTTCAGATCTGGCTGGAGCACCAGTCTTGATTTGACCAGATCTTAAACCAACTGACAAGTCAGCAATGAAAGTATCTTCGGTTTCACCGGATCTGTGGGAAACCATGACACCCCAACCAGCAGCGTAAGAATCGTTAGCAGCTTGTATAGATTCAGTCAAAGTACCAATTTGGTTAaccttcaacaacaaagcATTAGCGGCTTTCTTTTCAATGGCAGTCTTGATTCTGGTAGGGTTAGTGACAGTCAAATCATCACCGACAATTTGGATCTTGTCACCAACTCTTTCAAAGAAGTGGACCCAAGCATCCCAGTCATCTTCAGCGAATGGATCTTCAATAGAAACAATTGGGTATTCggaaatcaattgttcataTAAGTCAGCCAATTGTGGGCCAGACAACCATTTAGATGGGTCGGATTCTGGGTTTTTAAAGTCCAAGTCGTATTTACCGTCCTTGTAGAATTCAGATGAAGCAACATCCATGGCAATACCAACCTTACCTTTGTAACCGGCTTTGTCAATGGCATCCATGATCAAGTCCAAAGCTTCCTTTGGAGTTTTGATATCTGGAGCAACACCACCTTCGTCACCGACGTTACCAGCGGATTGACCgtatttc
This genomic stretch from Candida albicans SC5314 chromosome 1, complete sequence harbors:
- the ENO1 gene encoding phosphopyruvate hydratase (Enolase; glycolysis and gluconeogenesis; major cell-surface antigen; binds host plasmin/plasminogen; immunoprotective; Hap43, phagocytosis induced; farnesol-repressed; flow model biofilm induced; Spider biofilm repressed; may be essential), which encodes MSYATKIHARYVYDSRGNPTVEVDFTTDKGLFRSIVPSGASTGVHEALELRDGDKSKWLGKGVLKAVANVNDIIAPALIKAKIDVVDQAKIDEFLLSLDGTPNKSKLGANAILGVSLAAANAAAAAQGIPLYKHIANISNAKKGKFVLPVPFQNVLNGGSHAGGALAFQEFMIAPTGVSTFSEALRIGSEVYHNLKSLTKKKYGQSAGNVGDEGGVAPDIKTPKEALDLIMDAIDKAGYKGKVGIAMDVASSEFYKDGKYDLDFKNPESDPSKWLSGPQLADLYEQLISEYPIVSIEDPFAEDDWDAWVHFFERVGDKIQIVGDDLTVTNPTRIKTAIEKKAANALLLKVNQIGTLTESIQAANDSYAAGWGVMVSHRSGETEDTFIADLSVGLRSGQIKTGAPARSERLAKLNQILRIEEELGSEAIYAGKDFQKASQL